A window of Apium graveolens cultivar Ventura chromosome 8, ASM990537v1, whole genome shotgun sequence contains these coding sequences:
- the LOC141678683 gene encoding uncharacterized protein LOC141678683 isoform X2, which produces MGLIEDTHKEDNVSDSETEFMDTQSSLDGSGSFDNTVPFEDAVTQVVCLAGETQVLDFDCETQAVENLDCAEDFCTQLCDDFDTEVVVDTDDEGTKQIEVLNDTEELSDVDSLKKVSSYPVELENIMQTAMHKQSGIERKDIPTTEECNKGPVLRGFTSLRVASVRSAGLAARQMALRRTKSASCFNVTENQHEAGNTGTSIARDLYDFDRRYNLEEHDHQAKGLSSENKCRAGNSAVRKLFNEDTSQEKGLDEYMNNTDKEAMPPPVCTNENDLAGLSYIDSQDPGEASQSIALNFVEKFLKVNVTEFDQEPDIIKSTGGKSKVLSGAKGTQSFAKHANRNYLASGGIYDWDDNQEDEGGGEFFRKKKETFFDDGCKRHKSLTQPRDSKHCNVKKIRAVKGNTKRVVHEDINSNVPDLVHSDSKLLLQKYKKNDKLMKAAGQSIGKNLIKELDDSIDRMVETGIGKDNLDMQGIGIDTQLAAEAMETLCCGVGVTDCKTDVANQGAQIHLSSSARVKLQKKSESDKCLLQKNASRPLKSRVSTIQAIQTKRSSPRLTKWSSTVSEQDSKKTRKQRDADGDFCNLYCDLVEENLNETESENCDISEAERCHNAAAICQKTVKNRFIEEHLSIVSPIACRTRQKTSNQTQRDTNTTTNLRERMDSLNDPISSKRKRRRTSSNTDARKKAREFEFIPPAKLKEPKATHIEQSDLEISGTSTVQKEKVCQKLPEEKINGKSNTNLKISQVISGTKRTTRSSVVCSPALPSVDRQSGKSLAKDTSVVHNPIDQNGTSISKDSSVFLTPIRCTTPVNEASPICMGDEYHARSRRKNLLRSPLKKEFCRTTADGPESAYAWKYLGKGRDITQLLVLFSQHLDGDTVKQQKKGRKVFITRNTKPSKDILAGLVKAVHGVAVERIGRSALKDERIPSDLIVLSCEEDYADCVPFLEKGASIYSSELLLNGIVIQKLEYERYRLFVDNVRKTRSTIWIRKDGELIPVTKCK; this is translated from the exons ATGGGTTTAATTGAAGATACCCATAAAGAAGATAACGTTAGTGACAGTGAGACTGAGTTTATGGATACTCAGTCTTCTCTTGATG GATCTGGGTCATTTGACAATACGGTTCCATTTGAAGATGCCGTGACTCAAGTGGTATGCCTCGCTGGTGAAACTCAAGTACTAGATTTTGACTGCGAAACCCAAGCAGTGGAAAATCTGGATTGTGCTGAAGATTTTTGCACCCAGTTATGTGACGACTTTGATACGGAAGTAGTTGTTGATACTGATGATGAAGGAACTAAGCAAATTGAAGTTTTAAATGACACTGAAGAATTGTCTGATGTTGATTCTCTGAAAAAAGTTAGTAGTTATCCGGTGGAGCTGGAGAATATAATGCAGACTGCTATGCACAAACAAAGTGGCATTGAACGTAAAGATATCCCGACTACTGAAGAGTGCAATAAAG GACCTGTCCTCAGAGGATTTACATCATTACGTGTGGCATCTGTCAGGTCTGCTGGCTTGGCTGCTCGCCAGATGGCTTTGAGACGAACTAAAAGCGCATCATGTTTCAATGTGACTGAAAATCAACATGAGGCAGGGAATACTGGAACAAGTATTGCTAGAGATTTATATGATTTTGATAGAAGATATAATCTGGAGGAGCATGATCATCAAGCGAAAGGATTGAGTAGTGAAAACAAGTGCAGGGCTGGTAATTCAGCAGTTAGGAAACTTTTTAATGAAGATACTTCTCAAGAGAAAGGGCTTGATGAATATATGAACAACACTGATAAAGAAGCAATGCCGCCCCCAGTATGTACTAATGAAAATGATTTGGCAGGTCTGAGCTATATTGATTCTCAAGATCCCGGAGAGGCATCGCAAAGCATTGCACTTAACTTTGTGGAAAAATTTCTGAAAGTTAATGTTACAGAATTTGACCAAGAACCTGACATTATAAAGTCTACTGGGGGGAAATCAAAGGTTCTCTCAGGTGCTAAAGGCACTCAAAGTTTTGCCAAACATGCTAATCGCAATTATTTAGCTTCTGGTGGGATATATGATTGGGATGATAATCAAGAGGATGAAGGAGGGGGTGAATTTTTCAGGAAAAAGAAAGAAACATTTTTCGATGATGGATGCAAAAGACATAAATCTCTTACCCAACCTCGGGACTCAAAGCATTGTAATGTTAAAAAAATTCGGGCAGTCAAAGGTAACACTAAAAGGGTAGTCCACGAAGACATTAATAGTAATGTACCTGATTTGGTTCACTCTGATTCAAAGCTACTGTTACAAAAATACAAAAAGAATGATAAATTAATGAAGGCGGCTGGACAATCTATTGGAAAAAATCTAATCAAGGAGTTGGATGATTCCATAGATAGAATGGTTGAAACAGGTATCGGTAAAGATAATCTAGACATGCAGGGCATAGGAATTGATACTCAACTGGCTGCTGAAGCAATGGAAACCTTATGCTGTGGGGTAGGTGTGACTGACTGTAAAACTGACGTTGCTAACCAAGGCGCTCAAATCCACTTGTCCAGTTCTGCAAGAGTAAAACTTCAAAAAAAATCAGAATCGGATAAATGCTTGCTTCAGAAAAACGCATCACGCCCCTTGAAATCTAGAGTCAGTACAATACAAGCAATTCAGACTAAACGATCTTCTCCTAGATTGACTAAATGGTCCTCCACTGTATCAGAACAGGACTCCAAGAAAACTAGAAAGCAGCGTGATGCGGATGGAGATTTTTGTAACCTATATTGTGACCTTGTTGAGGAAAATCTGAACGAAACAGAGTCGGAAAATTGTGATATCAGTGAAGCTGAAAGATGTCATAATGCAGCAGCAATATGTCAGAAAACAGTTAAGAACCGGTTTATTGAGGAGCATCTTAGTATAGTTTCACCCATTGCTTGTCGTACTAGGCAGAAAACATCAAATCAAACTCAGAGGGATACAAATACGACTACCAATTTAAGGGAGAGAATGGATAGTTTAAATGACCCTATTTCTTCTAAAAGGAAAAGGAGAAGGACTTCGTCAAACACAGATGCCAGAAAAAAAGCTAGAGAATTTGAGTTCATCCCACCTGCAAAACTCAAGGAACCCAAAGCAACTCATATTGAGCAATCTGATTTAGAGATATCTGGTACTAGTACAGTCCAAAAAGAAAAGGTTTGTCAAAAGCTGCCCGAAGAGAAGATAAATGGAAAGTCaaatacaaatttaaaaatcTCACAAGTGATTTCAGGCACAAAGAGGACAACACGGTCATCTGTTGTTTGCAGTCCAGCTTTGCCTTCAGTCGACAGGCAGTCTGGGAAAAGTTTGGCAAAGGATACTTCGGTGGTTCACAATCCTATTGACCAAAATGGTACTTCAATTTCAAAAGATTCAAGTGTGTTCCTGACCCCTATTCGATGCACAACACCTGTAAATGAAGCCTCCCCAATTTGTATGGGTGATGAGTATCATGCACGATCACGCAGGAAAAATTTATTAAGGTCACCACTTAAGAAAGAATTTTGCAGAACTACTGCAGATGGACCAGAATCTGCATATGCATGGAAATATTTAGGGAAGGGGAGGGATATAACTCAACTTCTAGTATTGTTTAGTCAGCACCTGGATGGAGATACAGTTAAGCAGCAGAAGAAG GGGCGTAAGGTCTTCATTACACGCAATACAAAACCTAGTAAAGATATACTGGCAGGCTTGGTAAAGGCGGTTCATGGTGTG
- the LOC141676595 gene encoding uncharacterized protein LOC141676595 — MECNKEEAFRAKLLAEKKMENKDFSGAQKIAMKAQNLFHELENISQLIMVCDVHCSAENKVHGTEMDWYGILKVEPTADDLLIKKQFRKLALSLHPDKNKFSGAVDAFKLIGEAQRVLLDREKRRIHDMKCKHASVKVPDVKCNSASVNGCPKRACRPFNVCKTPASFYSSVELNKQNQQAPKTSQTEPCNIKPTFWTACPFCSTRYQYYRDVLNKTLTCQTCGKPFMGYETNAQGVAPQNKRSQPVSSKQTLGCQQASLKLRTHSKVENSPAKVKVGGISGTGNTWSPEVARGSKLNEKRSDVSMNCNGKRKAEKVQPLGKKKKNDFDSSEKVSSIKIDGFYSGQFPRRSSRSKKNVSYTEEINDDNGDIENKCRDAFEPTKDAVEDLPPKLEPPGMNRPPGLDTHMADTVEEAKIEVHPFPKEGLGNRGNETENGRVNEKSSKDAESELDIYEYPDPDFSDFNKNREEKCFAAGQIWAVYDTQDAMPRFYAQIRKVILSNFKLLITWLEPDPDDKDEIKWAQEDLPVSCGNFKNGNSEYTKDHLMFSHVVSWEKNSRRDTCTIYPRKGETWALFKNWDINWSSDPDNNRKYEYEFVEVLSDFANGNAIYFAYLGKVKGYVCLFCRAKQAGVNIFKIEPKELFRFSHRIPSFRINGKDIPKGSFELDPTCLPTNLEEIDLLASEEIKSNKMHPVGSCSTFASKNHAEQRNNFADEKDQILQFDSNGNTFKNPGEKSCITPASREEANTIPDPETYSFDTYKSIDKFETGQVWALYSDEDGLPKKYAKIKKIDLLSEQKLHIVWLGVSSTTNDMIQWKDSKMPVTLGRFVLKKMKLSHTTTASFSHRVRVRVESRDKKEEYIIMPRKGEVWALYKSWNAGMKCSDLETCDYDIVEVVEENSWGISVLYQEAVNGFMCLVRAQVKGERPVMVKIPASELLRFSHQIPAHRLTERFGLRGCLELDPAALPARWFCKV, encoded by the coding sequence ATGGAGTGCAACAAAGAAGAGGCCTTTAGGGCCAAATTACTGGCAGAAAAGAAGATGGAAAACAAGGACTTTTCGGGGGCTCAGAAGATCGCTATGAAGGCCCAGAACTTGTTTCATGAATTGGAGAACATCTCCCAATTGATTATGGTTTGTGATGTCCATTGCTCTGCCGAGAATAAGGTCCATGGAACAGAAATGGACTGGTATGGCATCCTTAAAGTTGAACCTACAGCTGATGATCTACTAATAAAAAAGCAATTCAGAAAGCTTGCTCTTTCTCTTCATCCCGATAAGAATAAGTTTTCCGGAGCTGTTGATGCCTTTAAATTAATTGGGGAAGCTCAGAGAGTGCTTCTGGACCGTGAAAAAAGGAGGATACATGATATGAAATGTAAACATGCTTCAGTAAAGGTCCCTGATGTGAAATGTAACTCTGCTTCAGTAAATGGGTGTCCGAAGCGTGCATGCAGGCCTTTCAATGTTTGTAAAACACCAGCTTCTTTTTATAGTTCTGTAGAACTAAATAAACAAAATCAGCAGGCACCAAAGACTTCTCAAACAGAACCCTGTAACATTAAACCAACTTTCTGGACTGCATGCCCGTTCTGTTCTACAAGGTACCAGTATTACAGAGACGTGCTCAACAAAACTTTGACCTGTCAAACTTGTGGTAAGCCCTTTATGGGCTATGAAACCAATGCTCAAGGAGTAGCACCACAAAACAAGCGGAGTCAGCCAGTATCTTCCAAACAAACACTGGGTTGTCAGCAAGCTTCTTTAAAGTTGAGAACACATAGTAAAGTTGAGAACTCGCCTGCAAAAGTAAAAGTTGGGGGAATTAGTGGCACTGGAAATACATGGTCTCCAGAGGTGGCACGGGGGTCTAAGCTGAACGAAAAACGCAGTGATGTTTCTATGAATTGTAACGGGAAGCGCAAAGCTGAAAAAGTTCAGCCActtggaaagaaaaagaaaaacgaTTTTGATTCCAGTGAAAAGGTATCATCTATTAAAATTGATGGGTTTTATAGCGGGCAATTTCCGCGAAGATCAAGTAGGTCTAAAAAGAATGTTTCTTATACTGAAGAAATAAATGATGATAATGGTGATATTGAAAACAAGTGCAGGGATGCTTTTGAACCGACTAAAGACGCAGTTGAAGATTTACCACCAAAACTGGAGCCTCCTGGTATGAATAGACCGCCTGGCCTTGATACTCATATGGCTGACACTGTGGAGGAGGCTAAAATAGAAGTACATCCCTTTCCTAAAGAGGGTCTGGGAAATAGAGGCAATGAAACTGAAAATGGAAGGGTGAATGAAAAATCATCAAAAGATGCGGAAAGCGAACTAGATATATATGAATATCCTGATCCAGATTTCAGCGACTTCAACAAGAATAGAGAGGAGAAGTGTTTTGCAGCTGGGCAAATATGGGCAGTTTATGACACCCAAGATGCAATGCCTAGGTTTTATGCTCAGATAAGGAAAGTAATCCTGTCTAACTTTAAGCTTTTGATAACCTGGCTGGAGCCAGATCCAGATGATAAGGATGAAATCAAATGGGCTCAAGAGGATTTGCCAGTTTCATGTGGTAACTTTAAAAACGGAAACTCTGAATATACCAAAGATCATTTGATGTTCTCACATGTGGTTAGCTGGGAGAAAAACAGCAGAAGGGATACTTGCACAATATATCCTAGAAAGGGTGAGACATGGGCCCTCTTTAAGAACTGGGATATTAATTGGTCTTCAGATCCAGACAATAACAGAAAATATGAATACGAGTTTGTCGAAGTCTTGTCTGACTTTGCTAATGGAaatgctatttactttgcatatTTGGGTAAGGTGAAGGGCTATGTTTGTCTCTTTTGTCGAGCAAAACAGGCAGGAGTGAACATCTTTAAAATAGAGCCAAAAGAATTATTCAGATTTTCTCACAGGATCCCGTCTTTTCGAATAAATGGCAAAGATATCCCAAAAGGATCTTTTGAACTTGACCCTACATGTCTGCCCACCAATCTTGAAGAGATTGATCTTCTTGCCAGTGAGGAAATCAAGAGTAACAAGATGCATCCAGTTGGTTCATGTTCTACATTTGCATCTAAAAACCATGCAGAACAAAGAAACAATTTTGCTGACGAAAAAGACCAGATTTTACAGTTTGATTCCAATGGGAATACATTTAAAAATCCTGGTGAGAAAAGTTGCATCACACCAGCTTCACGGGAAGAAGCAAACACAATTCCTGATCCCGAAACCTATAGCTTTGACACTTACAAATCTATCGATAAATTTGAGACAGGCCAAGTGTGGGCTTTGTACAGCGATGAGGATGGGTTGCCAAAGAAGTATGCTAAGATAAAGAAAATTGATCTCTTATCAGAGCAGAAATTGCACATTGTGTGGCTGGGTGTTAGTTCAACCACAAATGACATGATTCAGTGGAAAGACAGCAAGATGCCTGTTACTCTTGGAAGATTTGTGCTTAAAAAGATGAAACTGAGTCATACCACCACCGCTTCATTCTCTCATCGGGTTAGAGTAAGAGTAGAAAGCAGAGATAAAAAAGAAGAGTATATCATCATGCCTAGGAAAGGTGAGGTTTGGGCGTTGTATAAAAGTTGGAATGCTGGTATGAAATGTTCTGACTTGGAAACCTGTGATTATGACATAGTGGAAGTCGTTGAGGAAAATTCGTGGGGCATATCTGTTTTGTATCAAGAGGCAGTGAATGGTTTCATGTGTCTTGTGAGGGCGCAAGTGAAAGGAGAACGGCCTGTAATGGTCAAGATCCCAGCAAGTGAGCTGCTTAGGTTCTCGCATCAAATTCCTGCACATCGGCTGACTGAAAGATTTGGACTAAGAGGTTGTCTGGAGCTTGATCCAGCAGCATTGCCGGCTCGCTGGTTTTGTAAAGTTTAA
- the LOC141678683 gene encoding uncharacterized protein LOC141678683 isoform X1: MGLIEDTHKEDNVSDSETEFMDTQSSLDGSGSFDNTVPFEDAVTQVVCLAGETQVLDFDCETQAVENLDCAEDFCTQLCDDFDTEVVVDTDDEGTKQIEVLNDTEELSDVDSLKKVSSYPVELENIMQTAMHKQSGIERKDIPTTEECNKGPVLRGFTSLRVASVRSAGLAARQMALRRTKSASCFNVTENQHEAGNTGTSIARDLYDFDRRYNLEEHDHQAKGLSSENKCRAGNSAVRKLFNEDTSQEKGLDEYMNNTDKEAMPPPVCTNENDLAGLSYIDSQDPGEASQSIALNFVEKFLKVNVTEFDQEPDIIKSTGGKSKVLSGAKGTQSFAKHANRNYLASGGIYDWDDNQEDEGGGEFFRKKKETFFDDGCKRHKSLTQPRDSKHCNVKKIRAVKGNTKRVVHEDINSNVPDLVHSDSKLLLQKYKKNDKLMKAAGQSIGKNLIKELDDSIDRMVETGIGKDNLDMQGIGIDTQLAAEAMETLCCGVGVTDCKTDVANQGAQIHLSSSARVKLQKKSESDKCLLQKNASRPLKSRVSTIQAIQTKRSSPRLTKWSSTVSEQDSKKTRKQRDADGDFCNLYCDLVEENLNETESENCDISEAERCHNAAAICQKTVKNRFIEEHLSIVSPIACRTRQKTSNQTQRDTNTTTNLRERMDSLNDPISSKRKRRRTSSNTDARKKAREFEFIPPAKLKEPKATHIEQSDLEISGTSTVQKEKVCQKLPEEKINGKSNTNLKISQVISGTKRTTRSSVVCSPALPSVDRQSGKSLAKDTSVVHNPIDQNGTSISKDSSVFLTPIRCTTPVNEASPICMGDEYHARSRRKNLLRSPLKKEFCRTTADGPESAYAWKYLGKGRDITQLLVLFSQHLDGDTVKQQKKVLAQLGGSVASSISDATHFVADRFVRTRNMLEAIATGKPVVTHFWLESCGHARCLVDERKHILRDAKKEKEIGFCLPVSLALSCQHPLLKGRKVFITRNTKPSKDILAGLVKAVHGVAVERIGRSALKDERIPSDLIVLSCEEDYADCVPFLEKGASIYSSELLLNGIVIQKLEYERYRLFVDNVRKTRSTIWIRKDGELIPVTKCK, from the exons ATGGGTTTAATTGAAGATACCCATAAAGAAGATAACGTTAGTGACAGTGAGACTGAGTTTATGGATACTCAGTCTTCTCTTGATG GATCTGGGTCATTTGACAATACGGTTCCATTTGAAGATGCCGTGACTCAAGTGGTATGCCTCGCTGGTGAAACTCAAGTACTAGATTTTGACTGCGAAACCCAAGCAGTGGAAAATCTGGATTGTGCTGAAGATTTTTGCACCCAGTTATGTGACGACTTTGATACGGAAGTAGTTGTTGATACTGATGATGAAGGAACTAAGCAAATTGAAGTTTTAAATGACACTGAAGAATTGTCTGATGTTGATTCTCTGAAAAAAGTTAGTAGTTATCCGGTGGAGCTGGAGAATATAATGCAGACTGCTATGCACAAACAAAGTGGCATTGAACGTAAAGATATCCCGACTACTGAAGAGTGCAATAAAG GACCTGTCCTCAGAGGATTTACATCATTACGTGTGGCATCTGTCAGGTCTGCTGGCTTGGCTGCTCGCCAGATGGCTTTGAGACGAACTAAAAGCGCATCATGTTTCAATGTGACTGAAAATCAACATGAGGCAGGGAATACTGGAACAAGTATTGCTAGAGATTTATATGATTTTGATAGAAGATATAATCTGGAGGAGCATGATCATCAAGCGAAAGGATTGAGTAGTGAAAACAAGTGCAGGGCTGGTAATTCAGCAGTTAGGAAACTTTTTAATGAAGATACTTCTCAAGAGAAAGGGCTTGATGAATATATGAACAACACTGATAAAGAAGCAATGCCGCCCCCAGTATGTACTAATGAAAATGATTTGGCAGGTCTGAGCTATATTGATTCTCAAGATCCCGGAGAGGCATCGCAAAGCATTGCACTTAACTTTGTGGAAAAATTTCTGAAAGTTAATGTTACAGAATTTGACCAAGAACCTGACATTATAAAGTCTACTGGGGGGAAATCAAAGGTTCTCTCAGGTGCTAAAGGCACTCAAAGTTTTGCCAAACATGCTAATCGCAATTATTTAGCTTCTGGTGGGATATATGATTGGGATGATAATCAAGAGGATGAAGGAGGGGGTGAATTTTTCAGGAAAAAGAAAGAAACATTTTTCGATGATGGATGCAAAAGACATAAATCTCTTACCCAACCTCGGGACTCAAAGCATTGTAATGTTAAAAAAATTCGGGCAGTCAAAGGTAACACTAAAAGGGTAGTCCACGAAGACATTAATAGTAATGTACCTGATTTGGTTCACTCTGATTCAAAGCTACTGTTACAAAAATACAAAAAGAATGATAAATTAATGAAGGCGGCTGGACAATCTATTGGAAAAAATCTAATCAAGGAGTTGGATGATTCCATAGATAGAATGGTTGAAACAGGTATCGGTAAAGATAATCTAGACATGCAGGGCATAGGAATTGATACTCAACTGGCTGCTGAAGCAATGGAAACCTTATGCTGTGGGGTAGGTGTGACTGACTGTAAAACTGACGTTGCTAACCAAGGCGCTCAAATCCACTTGTCCAGTTCTGCAAGAGTAAAACTTCAAAAAAAATCAGAATCGGATAAATGCTTGCTTCAGAAAAACGCATCACGCCCCTTGAAATCTAGAGTCAGTACAATACAAGCAATTCAGACTAAACGATCTTCTCCTAGATTGACTAAATGGTCCTCCACTGTATCAGAACAGGACTCCAAGAAAACTAGAAAGCAGCGTGATGCGGATGGAGATTTTTGTAACCTATATTGTGACCTTGTTGAGGAAAATCTGAACGAAACAGAGTCGGAAAATTGTGATATCAGTGAAGCTGAAAGATGTCATAATGCAGCAGCAATATGTCAGAAAACAGTTAAGAACCGGTTTATTGAGGAGCATCTTAGTATAGTTTCACCCATTGCTTGTCGTACTAGGCAGAAAACATCAAATCAAACTCAGAGGGATACAAATACGACTACCAATTTAAGGGAGAGAATGGATAGTTTAAATGACCCTATTTCTTCTAAAAGGAAAAGGAGAAGGACTTCGTCAAACACAGATGCCAGAAAAAAAGCTAGAGAATTTGAGTTCATCCCACCTGCAAAACTCAAGGAACCCAAAGCAACTCATATTGAGCAATCTGATTTAGAGATATCTGGTACTAGTACAGTCCAAAAAGAAAAGGTTTGTCAAAAGCTGCCCGAAGAGAAGATAAATGGAAAGTCaaatacaaatttaaaaatcTCACAAGTGATTTCAGGCACAAAGAGGACAACACGGTCATCTGTTGTTTGCAGTCCAGCTTTGCCTTCAGTCGACAGGCAGTCTGGGAAAAGTTTGGCAAAGGATACTTCGGTGGTTCACAATCCTATTGACCAAAATGGTACTTCAATTTCAAAAGATTCAAGTGTGTTCCTGACCCCTATTCGATGCACAACACCTGTAAATGAAGCCTCCCCAATTTGTATGGGTGATGAGTATCATGCACGATCACGCAGGAAAAATTTATTAAGGTCACCACTTAAGAAAGAATTTTGCAGAACTACTGCAGATGGACCAGAATCTGCATATGCATGGAAATATTTAGGGAAGGGGAGGGATATAACTCAACTTCTAGTATTGTTTAGTCAGCACCTGGATGGAGATACAGTTAAGCAGCAGAAGAAG GTTTTAGCTCAGCTAGGGGGTTCAGTAGCATCCTCTATTTCAGATGCTACACATTTTGTAGCTGATAGATTTGTGCGTACAAGAAATATGTTAGAAGCTATAGCCACCGGGAAACCAGTGGTTACACACTTTTGGCTTGAGAGCTGTGGACACGCTAGGTGTCTCGTTGACGAGCGAAAACACATACTTAGAGATGCaaaaaaggaaaaggagatagGCTTCTGTCTTCCAGTTTCACTGGCACTTTCATGCCAacatccacttttaaaa GGGCGTAAGGTCTTCATTACACGCAATACAAAACCTAGTAAAGATATACTGGCAGGCTTGGTAAAGGCGGTTCATGGTGTG